A window of Amaranthus tricolor cultivar Red isolate AtriRed21 chromosome 8, ASM2621246v1, whole genome shotgun sequence genomic DNA:
ATATGTTCTGGAGTTGGTATGCATACTACACATAAGTCATAACTCATGTACCATATTGTCATGTTGAAATGCATTCCTAACCTATTTAAAATGAAGAGGAGAAAATTGATTGTTTTAAAACCTTTATTGTACTCTTATGCTAATTGCTAAAAACAAAATGTGCTTTAAATACTAAAAGTGCAAGCTCTTTAATGACCTAAAACATCCCTCTCAAGACATTCATTTTTTAAATCCTTACTCTTTgatgttataattaaaaaaaaaaagttgaatttAAAGTCACGACGAATGTCACGTGATTACCACATGTAAgttgtcattattatcattatactCGGTGTATTCAACTTATAAAAACAAACGGTCATGATCCAATTTAGAGATAAATGACGACTAGAGAGACGATCATCAAACAATAGTTTAAAACAAATTTGATGTTtttcaaaaacaataaatacTTTTATTAGAAAATCTTCCCTATTTAAATTTGCAAAATTATATACTaatcataatttaaaaattttaaaatattctagatttcatttaaaaaaaaaatacaaaagctACATGACATTTGATTTGCAAATTGGAGTTACCtataattaaaactaaaaaatctaaaaaactcACAAAATGCTTTTGCAAATCACCGAAGTACCATACAATTTTTTGTGTTCCAAAATGGATAAAGTGATAAACCATTGAATAAAGCAAGTTTCAATATGTGTCAAATAAATTTCATTAGCTTCAAGCCACACCACACTTCCCCATTAAATTTTATcacttttgtaatttttttttttaaaaccattttgtcgaaattttttttaaaatattaaataaaagaagaaaaatcaagATAGGATTATACAATTATTAGTATCTCAAAATTTTCTAGTGGTTGTGGTCTTACCATATGTCAATTGATATATCTTCATATTGAATTgccttttattttatacttaaaCGACACTTCTTTCCGCCGTTTTATGTACTCTTAAATTCtcactttttaatattttttcttcaACAATCAGCAACTCCAAGTTTCCTTGCTGCTTCACTCTAAGCAAGTACTCTGAGGTACACCATACATCTTCttggataatttttttttctttagagGAAAAACTacaattatataattgatatggGAGAGTTTTGTTCTTTTAATCCATGAAAATTTTGTGGTATTTTTTGTGGGATTTGTTTATGTTATTTATGAGTAATTTTGTGATAATGTTTTGTTGGGAATTGGGATTAATACACTAATGGGGTCATCAGGATTTTCATTTTCTATGTTCAATAGGGTTAATATTTACCTAATATATTACAaatgcaattttatttattgctaACATGGATGTATGGTGACTTCTAATGGGGTTTCTAAGTTTTTTGAGTTTGTTTGCTTGCTGAAATGTGTGAGAACTGAAAACCCCATTTGTAGGTTTCttgatttttgattgattaatttaATCACATGTTTTAAGGTTTGCTGGTTGTTTTggtagaatatgattttatcattaatttagATTGCTGTCAAACTTGGTTAACtttgttttacttttgtttGTTACAAAAGTAAAAGAGTTCTTTAAGAAGATCAAGAAGAAGAGTAGTGAAATTGGAAATTTGATtgctctttttatttattgatatttGTTTAGGGGGAATTAATAGATGGAAATGGGAGTTTAGGATGAGATTAAATAAATatcttgtttgtttgtttgctgAAATGTGGGTGAACCGAAAACCCCATTTGTTTAAGGGGATAGGGAATTAGGAATCGGGGAAAGAAGGACATTGGAAATTGGGAAGGGAGGTTGGTATTAGGCCTATTGTCTAGACATAAGACAATAACATTCTATTATCCCAATACCATTGAATGACTCTCATCTATAGAGGATTTTGGGGGGCTtggatgtatgcaaccttaccaGTGATAATAAAGAGGTTGATCCTGATTGACTTCGTTAGCAAACATACATactaagaagtgcacatgagtAATGACCCATATTAAATATAATCTATCGCTAACTTGAGAAATAAACCAAAATGGTATTTTTGTCATTGATTATACCAGAAGTTAATGGGGAGActaaataataatttgtaacTTTGGTTTTTATCTTCAACCAATTCACAATCTATAAGACACCAAACATTTATTCTTAAAATCCCAACCAAAGTCTCACCCCAAGTCTTACTTCTAAGTCCCTCAATTCTCATTTCCATTTGTCAAACATGAAACAACTCCTTAGGATTATAAAAGTTGGAATTGATTGTACTTCGTTATCTTACCTAAATCCTATATACTTTTGGTCTACTTGATATGTCGTAGGAGAACTTTTTTTGAGATTTTGTAATACTTAAAAGAGGATATCTTTGATAATCAtgttcataaatttttaatttagcacggtgttattattttttgggaTATTCAAATTCATTATAGAGGATAATTCTGATCATCGTGACCGAAGGGCTGTTTGGTTCTTGTGTTGTTAGGCGGAGGAAGGGGAAAAACAATCCATTACCCTTCCTTCAATTCTTTATTATCCTTTGTCTTCCATTTGGATTTTTGCGCGTAATTTTCTATCAGTTTTTCAGTTTATGCATGGCTTCTAATTCATTTCATTGAATATCACATGTTCATTTTCTTTCGATGATTATGCAcgtataaatttataacaaactTTTCCATTTTGAAATGATGGCATAAAAATGTTTCAATGTATCTATGTGCCTAATCTTTGTCTTACTTGACAAAATATATCTACTTTCATTGTGTCTCACGTATATCTTTCTTGTTAAATCTGTTTTAAATATATCGTTGGATTTCAGGTTTATGATCTAAGCTCATATCTATATACTTCTGCTTAGTCTCTCATTTTTGAGTTGAGGGACATCAGCTTGTTTATTGTTGAAAATGCCGAAGGGACTGGACTACGAGTTGCTGAATGAAAACGTGAAAAAGTGCCAGTATGCTGTCAGGGGTGAGTTGTATCTTCGAGCTTCTGAACTCCAGAAAGAAGGGAAGAAGGTGAACTCAATAATTCTCTGACATACTTATATCAACTAATGAATAAACTTGCAAAAATCTATTGAGCTATGTGGGTGGATCGTTCTGCGTTCTACACATTTGTCTTTTAATGTTGCTGTTCCACGCAAACTCTATACCGATTCTATAACTGTTCTTGTATCTTTGCAGATCATCTTCACTAATGTTGGAAATCCTCATGCACTAGGGCAGAAGCCATTGACATTCCCGCGTCAGGTTCATCATGATAGGAGTTATTTATAATTCTCAACTCGGTGTTCAACCCCCTCACTGTGTGAGTATTTAAGCCTGTGTTCTAACATAAGAAATCTATGTTCCAGGTGATTGCTTTGTGTCAAGCTCCATTTCTGCTCGATGATCCTAATGTTGGACTCGTATTTCCTGCTGATGCAATTGCAAGAGCAAAACATTACCTTTCTTTGACTTCAGGCGGTCTAGGTACATCTTCAGCTTTTATTTCTAAAGTTTTGGGCGTCAGAATTCTCGAGATTGTAAAATTTCTATGTCATTGTTATACTAATGTTCATGAAAATTGTAAGTATAACATAACATCTGCTGTTATGTAAATGAATTAGGTGCTTACAGTGATTCACGAGGTATTCCTGGCGTAAGAAAAGAGATTGCTGAGTTCATTGGACGACGGGATGGGTATCCTAGGTGATTAAATTACTTGAGTTTCATGATTGTCTCGGTTTGTCTCggttttcttttttaatataaGGCAAATGCTCTTTACGAAAATCCCAGTGATCCGGAACTCATTTTCCTAACTGACGGTGCAAGCAAAGGAGTTATGCAAATCTTGAATGCTATCATTGGAGGCCAACAAGATGGggtgaaaatttttaataacaattttttataaatttcttattttcttgTTCTTCTCTAAGAGTCCTGATTCAGTTGGCGTTGTTTCTTCTGCTCTAAGGTAAAAGTTTCAATCTTTGATGATTATTGCCTTATTCATTCCTCTTTCTTCCAGATCTTAGTTCCTGTTCCACAGTACCCACTTTATTCTGCTACAATATCTTTACTGGGTGGCTCTCTTGTCCCGTATTATCTGGAGGAGTCAGCAAACTGGGGCCTTGACATCAATAATCTTCGTGATGCTGTTCGACAAGCCTCGTTCAAAGGAATAACTGTGAGTATGCGTTTGTGCAGTATCGTGTTTGATCTTATATTACCctgactcttcattttgcttcacgtacccgtgtccgatccttgatgctcagACATTGGTGggacacttagacacttcattttagacgtaaaattgaatatttagacgtatccgaaaCTTGGACACGTACTGATATCCGACATAAGtatccgagtccaagtaacataggtttGATATGGATAGATGagaatatttataatttttttaaaaagaacctAAGTCGTATCCAAATAGTGGTTGTTCCTTAGAATACTATCAActctatttaattttaaatgccGTTAGTTGAAATTGTTGAAAGCTAAGGGTCTAACTTAAATACTCAATGTCAACTAAGTTGTCATTTTCGGAATATGTGCGCCAAGTATATGTCGGTCTTCTAATGGCATGCTGATCTCTCCTGCTACTGAGTTCCTAAAATATTTCTGATGATGATCActgaaacataattcgctagttagttcgccttttgaattcggaatttgctcaaaatggttcaaaagtagcctaaaaccgaccataatttgcttttttttgaTTCGCGATTCGCGAGGTGATTAGCGAATCATGCAACACTACAATGATTCATGGAGGCTTAATTAGCTTGCACTGCTTCATTTAGTTCTTAATTTTGGCTAATGTTTCAATTTGGTCGATATTTTAGCAAGATAATGCTGCTTATTTTGAACCATTATGTTGTTCAGGTGCGTGCAATGGTCATTATAAACCCGGGAAATCCTACAGGACAATGCCTTAGCATAGCCAACATAAAGGAAATTGTGAATTTCTGTATCCAAGAGAACTTGGTGCTTATGGCTGATGAAGTATATCAGCAAAACATATACCAGGATGAGCGCCCCTTTATCAGTGCAAGAAAGGTATATCTTGTTAGTTGTTATAACTCTCGACTGAAAAAGATGGTCTGGtaaatttcttttctttccGCTCTCCTTTTTTTAGGAACTTAAATTTTCTTTATCTTCTATTTTTGGAAGGTTTTATTGGACATGGGCCCACCACAGAGCAAGGAACTCCAACTTGTGTCTTTCCACACTGTATCAAAAGGATATTGGGGTGAATGTGGACAAAGGGGTGGATATTTTGAGATGACAAATATTCCCCCAAAGGTTTGtttttgtctcatttttttcttcaatttattACTCTTTTCGCATCTTTGACGTTTTTAGCCTTAGCAAGCTGCCGACTTTATTTTGTGATATGGGCAGTTGAGTAAGTTTAGTATGTAAAGCTCGTGGGTCACTTAAATACTCAACCATGCTCGGTTTTGTCAAAAGCAGAGAAAAATTTGGCAGTGATTAGCTAAACTATATGTCCCATAAGGGAGTGTCGTAAAGATTACTGAATGCGACAAAATTAACTGAAAATTTCGTGTTACACGGGAGTAAAAAACGGGTCCTTCAATATGCATATCCTTCAATCAGCAAAGTATTAACTTTGTCATTTGTGTTTTTGATTTCAAATAACGGACCTTCAGTTTCGCTAACTCTTCAAAATTACACAACTTATACCGATTCTGTTTATCTTGTATTTCAGACAGTTGAAGAGATATACAAGATTGCTTCAATTGCACTAAGTCCTAATGTACCCGGGCAGATATTTGTGAGTTTCTCGAACATTATTGCAGTTTCCATGCCGTCATGGTTTACGTTCTGGACCCGTGTGTATAAAATCTTTGTTTATCTTTTTAGctaggattgatggtcaatccACCAAAGCCCGGAGATATTTCATATCTTAAATTTGAACAAGAGAGGTAAAACGATCTCCTATgtgttaatttatgttttagaaTTTTACTCTCCATTTCCCTTCTATTCACCATTTCAATCGTGCGGGGACAAAGTAACTTTAACGATACAACAAAACACCGAGAATCATGGGTTGACTCAATGGTTGAAGGTTATCCCTTTCACCCTTGTGATGGGGGTTCGATTCTCACCACCTTTTGAATTTTGTCCGACTCCCTTCCCCTCTTGCATGTAGAGGATTCTCCTTACCTtggaatttaaaaaaacaaccgTAAAATAGCAAATAATTTCTTGATAAACTATGGAGTTATAACTAGTGTTTGCATTATTTTTGCAGCAAAGGGATCCTTAAATCATTGAGGAAGAGAGCACAGATTATGACTGACGGATTTAACAGTTGTAGAAACGTCGTGTGCAACTTCACTGAAGGTGAAGACTAATTTTCTTTGGGATCCTTTTATcgtcttcattttatttatctttaattatatttcGGTTTGTTGTTCCGTTCTTTTGACTGAATTCATCGACGAAATAAATCATGGATGCAGGTGCCATGTACTCGTTCCCTCAAATATGCTTGCCGCCAAGAGCAATAGAAGCCGCAAAGTCGGCTGGCAAACACCCTGATGTCTTCTACTGTCTCAAGCTCTTGGAAGCTACCGGCATCTCCACTGTTCCTGGATCGGGATTTGGGCAGAAAGAAGGGTAATCAAACATTAAATTTGTCTTTCTAAATTATTCTGCAACTTTGGATATCAAAGGTCCTTAACCTTGTTCCTAAATCCGATTTGCTATGCTCAAAGTATCATTTTTGTTCCTAGAGGTATTCAAAACAGATCTGATGATTCAATCATTCGACCTTGTAATCAAATCTGATTTGACCCGACTTAAAAAATGGTTAACAATAATGTAAAAACTAATATGTACACAAGACCTGATTTTGAATTGACCCGAAACACTTGATCTGAAATCGACCCtgtgacccgaatgaacacagTTGTTCCAACCTTGGCTCACTCTAATAATGATATCTATAGCTTCGTTTAGCTGACCCGATCTCTTGAGATTaaagctttggcattgttgttgtgcTAATAGCAAAAGGCAGAGCGAAAATGAGCCCACTTATTGTTTTATATCAAAACCTTTTACCAACTAATTTATCTTATACACTCGAATATATTATGTgtcatttaatatttgaggcccCTTATTTTTTAGGTCCTGTCAAAACCATTCCTGATAAACTTGTTAACAAAATAAACTCTCGTGAACATGTTCGATTTTTATGTGAAATCAATGAATTACCATCTTGTACCAAATTTCAATCAAGCACTGCAGTAAACTGGTAATGATGTTGATGATAAGCTTGTTTTCACAGGGTCTTCCACATGAGGACTACCATCCTACCGGCTGAGGAAGACATGCCTGCTATCATGGATAGCTTTAAGAAGTTCAACGATGCATTCATGGAACAATACGAAGATCACCGAGGATACTCGAggatgtaaaaaataaaaaaagtgagATTTCTTTGAAATCCCTTGTTATTTTCTCGTAATGACCGAATATTGTATACTCGCACCCACCCCCACCATGCTTGTAAAATTCCTAAAGGCGAATTTGATGTACACTATGCAAATCAAGATCAACTTCGAATGATTTATATACGTATTGATCGCTTTCCTTTTACTCGATCTATATATTCCCCCAGACTTTAATCATAGTTTCTTATGAGCGAAATATACTGGGTATACTGATGATGATAAATCTGACATGAACATAAATTTAGCATATAAAACTCTATTAAAAAACTAAAGCTAAAACTGCAAAGATTTTGAAAGGAGGCATTAATCCAAGAGTTTTAAACACTACTCCATTAATATAACATAGATTAACGAAAATTGAGTTTGTTCAATAGTATGTAGAGATGTCTGATCGGCATACCTTATACTAATATCTTGAATGATTGATCATCTCTACTTGCTATTGAACTAACTCGACTTTTACTTTGCTATATTATGTGTTGCATAATTCAATTAATACGGTTTTTAATTCAAATGATCTGAATTATGATCTAAATACACAAAAACCTAGATTTATCCTTATATGTATGTACGACTTACAAATAGGCAATAATAAAGTCATAGACTCCAATCCCAAAGTTGGTTTAGTtttaaaataagattaatttaacttttcttCTAATTCCCAACGTTGTCACATCTTTTTATACTTTTCACTTTactttgtttttaatttgtatcttccatttaatttaaaatataataatcttcctcctttgttgttgttgtgctTGATATTTTCTATATCTCATTGGAAACCTTAGCTTTAGGGAATGTTGTATGTCCTTGCAAAGTGGGAGATTACTATCATAGATTTCATatccaattaaaaaatataaggcTAGATTGAATTTAGGAATTTATTCTTTAAAATATAAGAACACTTTATTTGAATAAATTCATTTTAGATTATCACTTGAGTTTACTTCCATGTGTTAAGACTTTCCTATTATTAAAAAACTCAGCAAATTTTTACAATAAAATACATAAACTAATTCATGTATTAATTAActcaaaatctaaaatttaagAGAATAATAACTACTCAATTCTTATGTTTTTAACAAAGTATTACAAGGAAAGATAGAGACCCTCCCATAAATATTTTCTTGGAGTGAGTCTTGTAGTAAAGTCTTTGATGATCAATGGGTCTTCCTCAGATAAGATTATAGAATTAATTTTCATCTAACTCTCTCTTTTCATCGGCCTATcctgaaattcaaaaaaaaaaaaatcattaagtAAAGTACTACTTAGAGTGCTCGATTAGTACTTCATCTGCTTCattaaattagttttaaaattataaaaaaaaatatatgttaagaCTTTTACATCGAAGGTAGTTTAATAAGACCTCACATGaaacttatatatatttttcaaaaataatgtttaaattcctctctaaaataaaatataataacaagGGAGAGAGCAGATGATAAGGTTgtatttaatacttaaataggATTCTAATAATCTGTTATGTACATCCCCAAAAGTGTCTTGTCCATTGTTTAATtgcaaataaaacattaaaaaacttTATGACAAAAGCAAGAAGGTAAAATAAAGAGAACCTTCTTAGCTTTCTAAGTTCATTATTCCTTGGTACACAAAAAAGACATTATGTAGTGGGGTTGTATATTTAAAGCCTTCAACTTCAACCCAAAGAgaatttatgtaaattttttttgttgttattatgttttatatggATAATTGTATTAAAGGTGATTTGTTTTTATACACCGGCACAATTTCGACTAAAAGTTTCCGAATAATTGAAACAGTCGGAAATTTCCGACTGATTTTCCAACTGACAGATGTTAGTCGAAATTTCCGACTAAATCGCTAACTGAATTAGTTTTTGGTCGCAATTTTAAATtggaagaaaaaggaaaattttaaatttaatatttccGACTAAATTTTAGTCGGAAATATTCTGACCGAATTCCGACTAAAATTCAGTCGGAAACCAAAATATCATTTTCCTTCACATATTTGTTACAGTTATGCAAGTTGCAAATTTTTAGTTGAAGTTGACCAAATTgtaattatactaataattaaatatgtaaTTACTAATACGTAGTAATAACTAATactttattaaaattgtaaaatccTGAAATTGAAAGCAACTCTCAAAATTAAATCGTGAAATTGTATCGTAGAATTAACCGATTCTACCAAATACGACTAAcactttattaatattatactaTACGACTAATACTATGATAATAATGAACTACTATACAAGTAATTATATACTTATACATCTAATTAATAacatatattaatactacaATAATATGGctaataataaatcaatacgggtaataatatacaaatacaactaacaatatactaatactatacTACGACTACCATCAAAAACAATACTATACTAtgactaataatacattaatacgactgattatatactaatacaactaataatatgaataattacaaattaatacTACTAACAATACACTAATAGGACTAGctaatattacattaatatgactaattacatactaatactaCATTGAGACGACTAATTACAACTAATACAtactacatttaataataataataataataataataataataataataattattattattattattattattattattattattattattattattattattattattattaaattattataataaaaaattatacgactaatacgagtaataatatactaatacaatgaATCATATACTAATATagattaatacgactaattatatactaatactacattaatccgactaattatatactagtacaactaatattatactaataatacgTTAAAACGACTAATATTTGTGTAATAATTATATCGGATACGTGTATAGTTAATTTATAACACGTCTTTTGGTTTAAAAACTCAAGTAGTTATAtgctaatactacactaatccgactaattatatactaatacaactattattatactaatgatatactaatacgactaataataataataataataataataataataatggactAATACGACTAtttattatatactaatacaactaataatatactaatacaagtAATAATATACAAACGAACTACTTATATACAAAcgaactaataatatactaataccactaataataatagtaatactacactaatacgactaataatataataataatgcatTAAATAATACATTAGTATGATTActtatatactaataataataataataataataattgatagAACTGTTATGTTATAACTATAATAACATTGCTTAGAGTATTACTAATTAACAGATGGCCTAGTGGTTGGAGTCTTAGTGTAATAACCAAGAGGTCAACGGTTTGAAGCAATTGTGTGGGTGTGGGAGGTATTGTGCAGGTTGAGGTGTAATGTTGGTGCTACGTGGGTGCCATGTGGGCGTGACGTGGGCGCCAAGTAGGCATGACGTGGCACTTccatttcagttttttttttgaccAACCAGGTAGTCGAAATTCAAtaggaaaattttttaaaaaatttttcttGTCATTTTGGGATAAATTCTGAAATAGAGTTTTCTAACTAATTTTCGACTAAAAAATAGTGGAAAATTAGTCGGAAATTTCCTACTCATTTCCGAATTACATGATAGTCGAAATTTCCGACTGATATTCCGACTATGGTTAGTCGGAAATTCCGAGTGTTTTCCTAATAAAATGAAATTCCGACCATTCTGAACTGACTATCCCAAAATAGTCGAAAAACAGTCGGTATAGCTCTATACCGACTGATTTCCGACTGTTTTGGGTGGTTGAAAATTTGTCTTTTTTCTGTAGTGATATGATTTAATTTAATACTAAAAcatttaaatgtttaaaaatttcaaataatatgttgatttgtttttaCATGATTTAATTTAATACTAAAACATTCTTCAAAAatattacataatatattaatttgaatttgtatGTAAGCTTAcagtttaaaattaataatcccttgtttttttctcttctcatatgaaaatactaaattttGGAGTCAATCTTTGACTAAATTACTTCACAATAATGATATTCTTGTAGATATGTTCCTTTTACATTTTTcttataaacataaataattattattttagttaatggtaagttatttttaagaaattataaattatttttttttattttaactagaaaagagaacaaaaaacccaaaaaaataagtttttttgtcAATTGGAGAgctcattcattcattcataaacaaaGATATATTCTAGAAATGTgtcttaatcaaattttttactATGGAAGGATATATTCCATGAAAAAAAAGTAAtggaaacaaaaaatttttgatctTTATTATAGTAATTTCTTTTTCACTTTTTTCACTTATCTTTTGGAGAAGTCTTTTTCTTGAACTGCAGTAAGCAACTAGACAAGAAAATCTATAGAGATGGATAATGCCATAATGGTATTGGTATGGTAATGTCCAACGTATGAGTATTACTGATTTACTAGCCaataagttaaattttaaattatcacATAATATATAGTTATTAGCTGAAAACGATGTTATGTTAAAGatcaaataacatattaaatctCTAATATTGATCACCAAGATTGAATGTATGAAGTCTTGTGACAAAGAAATTACACTATCAATAAAaccgatgtttgtaggagataataatgcaacaaaacgacacaaaaatttaacgaaGTTCACCCAATTAAGGC
This region includes:
- the LOC130820856 gene encoding glutamate--glyoxylate aminotransferase 2; its protein translation is MPKGLDYELLNENVKKCQYAVRGELYLRASELQKEGKKIIFTNVGNPHALGQKPLTFPRQVIALCQAPFLLDDPNVGLVFPADAIARAKHYLSLTSGGLGAYSDSRGIPGVRKEIAEFIGRRDGYPSDPELIFLTDGASKGVMQILNAIIGGQQDGILVPVPQYPLYSATISLLGGSLVPYYLEESANWGLDINNLRDAVRQASFKGITVRAMVIINPGNPTGQCLSIANIKEIVNFCIQENLVLMADEVYQQNIYQDERPFISARKVLLDMGPPQSKELQLVSFHTVSKGYWGECGQRGGYFEMTNIPPKTVEEIYKIASIALSPNVPGQIFLGLMVNPPKPGDISYLKFEQESKGILKSLRKRAQIMTDGFNSCRNVVCNFTEGAMYSFPQICLPPRAIEAAKSAGKHPDVFYCLKLLEATGISTVPGSGFGQKEGVFHMRTTILPAEEDMPAIMDSFKKFNDAFMEQYEDHRGYSRM